Proteins encoded together in one Janthinobacterium tructae window:
- a CDS encoding MBL fold metallo-hydrolase, producing the protein MASITAFRVGHCTHPSCMVLKGSGLASRCFPSRAYLIETRAGLYLWDTGYAEHFRAATSKGVYRLYAWVTPISFDENESLQGQLRAQGVSPGDIHTLLLSHFHADHIAGLRDFPGARLMASQTGWDAVRGLSGVAAVRQAFVPELLPSDIADRLAFVESVPETALPAALLPFTHGRDVSGTGEIYIVDLPGHAIGHLGAFVLQDGGWTLLASDAAWVPESFQQLRGPSELSFLIQHKRAPYYATLNRLHQLHQSGNAQIRITHEDTLDYLPVAGRP; encoded by the coding sequence ATGGCTAGCATTACCGCGTTTCGCGTCGGCCATTGCACGCATCCCTCGTGCATGGTCTTGAAAGGCAGCGGGCTGGCCAGCCGCTGCTTCCCCTCGCGCGCCTATCTGATTGAAACGCGCGCGGGCCTGTACCTGTGGGACACCGGTTACGCCGAGCACTTCCGCGCCGCCACATCGAAAGGCGTGTACCGCCTGTACGCGTGGGTGACGCCGATTTCGTTTGACGAGAACGAGTCGCTGCAGGGCCAGCTGCGCGCGCAGGGCGTATCGCCCGGCGACATCCACACCTTGCTGCTGTCGCACTTCCACGCCGACCATATCGCCGGCCTGCGCGACTTTCCCGGCGCGCGGCTGATGGCCTCGCAAACCGGCTGGGACGCCGTGCGCGGCCTGTCCGGCGTGGCCGCCGTGCGCCAGGCCTTCGTGCCCGAGCTGCTGCCATCCGACATTGCCGACCGCCTGGCTTTTGTCGAAAGCGTGCCCGAGACGGCCTTGCCGGCGGCGCTGCTGCCATTCACGCACGGGCGCGACGTCAGCGGCACGGGCGAGATTTACATCGTCGACTTGCCCGGCCACGCGATCGGTCATCTGGGTGCCTTCGTGCTGCAGGACGGCGGCTGGACCCTGCTGGCGTCGGACGCGGCCTGGGTGCCGGAGAGTTTTCAGCAGCTGCGCGGGCCGTCGGAATTGTCCTTCCTTATCCAGCACAAGCGCGCGCCGTACTACGCCACCCTGAACCGCTTGCACCAGTTGCACCAGTCGGGCAATGCGCAGATCCGCATCACGCATGAAGATACGCTCGACTATTTGCCTGTGGCGGGCCGCCCGTGA